The Aerococcaceae bacterium DSM 111021 region CAAGCGCTCGTCTAAGTTCCGGCTGGAACAAGATAATCATCGCGACAACACCCCAAGATAGCACTTGGCCCAAAAGCCAGTCTACAGTCTGAAGCCCTATAAGTGAACTCACACTCTTAGCAATGAGGAAGATTCCTACCCCTTTCAGAAGATTCATCATCTGTGTTCCCCGTGCATACATTAACAATCGATAAATCAAATACCATACCAATAATATATCAAGTATTCTAACTATCGGCTGATTCGTCATAAACTGATTCAAAAAATCAAACACCTTGTCACCTTCTTTCTAATCACTCTTTGATATTATAGCATATCAATCTTTCATACTTAATCAATTGATGAATAAAAGTTGAAATGAAGTGATAATTATTGAAGTTGGTGGAATAAAAACCTTTAAATACCGTGTCAGTCAATGTACCGTGTCATCAAAATACTTAATCGACTTGTCTTCGGGTGACACGGTGACTTAGAGCGCTTAATCGACTTGTCTTCGGGTGACACGGTGACTTAGAGCGCTTAATCGAATTGTTTTCAAGTGACAAGGTGATTTAGAACGCTTAATCGACTTGTCTTCACGTGACACGGTGACTTAGAGCGCTTAATCAACTTGTCTTCAAGTGACACGGTGACTTAGAGCGCTTAATCGACTTGTCTTCGGGTGACACGGTGACTTAGAGCGCTTAATCAACTTGTCTTCAAGTGACACGGTGACTTAGAGCGCTTAATCGACTTGTCTTCACGTGACACGGTGATTTAGAGCGCTTAATCGACTTGACTTCAAGTGACACGGTGACTTAGAGCGCTTAATCGACTTGTCTTCGGGTGACACGGTGAATTAGAGCGCTTAATCGAATTGTCTTCAAGTGACACGGTGATTTAGAGTACTTAATCGACTTGTCTTCTGGTGACACGGTGAATTAGAGTATACAAGTCGTTTTATCTATTTAATTTAAAGTTATAGTTAATTTTTTGTGTTTTTAAAAGGAAATTTCTTGTTAATAAATGCATATTCAAATATTTCATTTTTATTAATATACGACGTGTATCTTCCACGATTTTTCATTGTAAAATGTTTCCGAAGTATTTTACTAATGTAATTTTTACTCACTTGTCCTGCAAAGAGAATCTGGCATTCACTCACAATGAGCGGTTCGTTGTATCTTATTGCGCCATACTCACACAATGTTCTTACGATCGCTCTTTCTTTCACTTCTTGGTGAGAACAGTGGTTGCAGATTACTTTGTATTGAGTGATTGTTAAGTTAAAGTGATGGCAGTAGTCGCAACATATGCCTCGTTTCATTCGACGAATATCTTCAATCGTTTTTGCAGTTGGTGGGAATGGATTTTCGATTTGAAATTCATTGATTATTCGCTCTCTTAATGCATATGACTTAATATTCGCTTGCGCAAAATTCTTTTCTTCACGAGCAGTTTGTTTAATCCATTGCACAAACTCTGCTCGGTTCATACCTACTTCTGCAGCGGGTTGATCTAAGCGAATTAAACCTTCTGGATTAATAAAGGCAATTTTACCTTGAACCTGGCCGTTGTATTTTAACTTATCGACCATCGTATTGACTTTTTCCATCGATCGCTCCAATTGAGTAAAAATACTTTTATTTAAAAGCCGTCCATTTGCATATGATTGCTGGTTTTGATGAACAAATTCTACAGTATAGTTTTTCGCATCAATAATATAAATACCACTCGACGTCATTATAACGATGTCAAGTTGAGTCGTACCTCCCGCATTAATCCACACATCATGTAAATGAACCCAATCATTATTACCATGTTTAAGGATTAATTGGTGCGTGTCCACTTCTCCTTTATGACCTTCTATATTCACTTTAAATTGATAGGTTTCTTCTTGAGATAACCCATTTCGATAGTGACAAAGTTCCTGTTGTTGAAGTTCTAGATTTTTCTTTAGCATAGCTCGCTCTCTTTCTGTTTTTTTGTCCTGTATATAGATACAAGAAAAAGAGCCGTTTTCATTATTTTATTTTAAAAAGTTTAAAAAAGCCTATTAGCCGTTTGGGCCAACAGACTTAGTCTTCTGGATGGGGTGGGTCGCCGTATTTTCTAAAATACTGGCGCTTGAGTGTAAAATTCTTTGGGACGTGATCAATCCCACCTTCTGCAAAAGGATGACAACGGCCAATACGTGCGATGCCCATCGTAGTCCCTTTAAGTGCACCATGCTGTTCGACAGCTTCAATCATATAACTTGAACAAGTTGGATAGTAACGGCAACTTGATGGAAGACCTGGTGAGATAAATTTCTGGTAAAATCTCACGGGCTTAATGATAATGTTCTTTATGTTACTCACCTTCTATTAATTAAAATATTCGAAAATTAGTTGGATGAAATTTGACGTGAAGTATGTATAAATGAAAACTGACACGGGTCTATACGCTATGACCATGCCGATAAACTGCTTGAAACGCATATTAGATACACCAGCTATCATACAAAATATATCATCTGGAAAAACAGGGGCGAGAAAACCAATTCGGAGTAATCGTTTAAAGCGGTGTCCATGATTCATCATTCCCATATACTTAATATAATCGTCATCCGAGATAAAAGCACGAATAACGGCGTGGCCGAAGCGAGCACCGATAACAAAGTTAATCGATGAGCCGATTATCATCCCGATTGTGTTGAATAAAAACCCCCAGAAATGACCAAAAATTAAATCCCCTATCACATTGGTTAAACCTAATGGAATAATAGGATAGATGATTTGACTGATCTGAACAAGTATAAAAATAATCGGCGCCCAGACACCTAAACGAAGTAACAAGTCCGAAAAACCGCCGTCTGGTTTAAAGTAATCGGCTTGGCTAATATATATTGAACCGACAATGGTTATGATAACACCGATTATAGTAGTAAAGCGGATGATACGTCGCTTCTGCTCGATAGTTAGTTTCATACATCGACTCCTAAAGTATATTCGTGGTCTCATTCACTATTTCATCTACTTTTAGCACATTGTATACTATAATATATTGTAACGGAATTGAATCTATAAGTGGAGGTTATTTTTTGGAAAAATTAAAACAACTTGTTAGTACTATGAAACAGCATCAAATTAGCAACATGATTATAACAGATACGTATAGTATCCGCTACTTAATCGGCTACTACACTCAACCTGGTGAGCGTTTATTAGCTTTAATCGCTACCGCATCAGGTGATCATTATCTAATCTTAAATAACTTGTTCCCACGTGCCGATGAAACTGGTAATTACTCAGTCCTTTATTATCAGGATGGTGAGAAGATTATGGAACGCATCGCAAATGTGTTAATTGACGGTATCACAAGTATTGACAAATTTTGGCCAAGTCATTTCTTACTTGATTTAATGGATATAAAAGCAGACTTACAACCGGTTAATGCTTCATATATCTTAGATGACATGCGTGCTATTAAATCTGAGGATGAAATTAGCATTATGCGTGAAGCGTCTAAATTAAATGATCAAGTCATGGAAAAACTAATGAATGCTTTAAGAACGGGTAAAAGTGAAGCTGAATACGCTGAACAATTAGCTGGTTACTATAAAGAACTTGGACACTCAGGCTTTTCATTCGATCCTATAGTTGGATATGGCGCTAATGGTGCTGATCCGCATCATACTACAGATGAATCTTTACCAAGAGTCGGTGATACAATTGTCCTTGACATTGGTGGAATGTATAAAGGATACGCATCAGATATGACTCGAACAGTGTTCTTCGGTGAGCCGCATGAAGAAGCTGTAGAAGTGTACGATGTTGTTCGCCGAGCTAACTTAGCTGGTATTGCTGCGGTTAAACCTGGAGTGTCTTTAAGTAGTATCGATTTAGCAGCGCGTAAAGTGATTACTGATGCTGGTTACGGTGAATACTTTACACACCGACTAGGTCATTTCATTGGCCAAGAAGCGCATGAAGCCGGTGATGTATCACAGTTCAACGATGAGTTAACAAAGGTTGGTCAAGTCTTTTCGATTGAACCTGGTGTTTATTTACCTGGTAAATTTGGTGTTCGAATTGAAGATTTAGTCGTTGTAACTGAAGATGGTTGCGAAGTATTAAACCATGTCACAAAAGAACCGATTATTATTGAAGTGAATTAAATTAAAAACTAGGAGCGTCTCAATGACGTCTCCTAGTTTTTTTTTACTTAAATTTCTTCAACTATGCTCGTATCTAAATACCCTGCATCTTCTAACTGTTTGGCTAGTTGAAGTAGTAAATACTCTCCGCCTTTTCGTGTAGAAAATTGAGCACCAAGTGGTAAATTGTTTTCTAATTTATGCATAGGTAAACTTATTGCTGGTTGACCGGTCAAATTCATCTGCTGAGTAAACGGTGTCCAAGCCAAACTTTCTTCAAACATTTGCCAGACTAATTTCTGTTGTAGCTGAGCATCTACGTGTTCAATATTGCGTAATCCATCCAACAGTTCATCTGATTTCGTAAAAGCTGTATGAAGTGGTGCCGGTCCATTTGTTGCTGGCATTAATAAAACATCATAATCACTGAAAAAAGCTTCGGACACAGCTGTAATTTCGTCCCAATACGATAGTACTTCGGAATATTCCACCCCAGTAACCTTTAGCCCTAGTTGATATATTGCCCAACTCATTAATTCCATGTCATCTTGTGTAAGTGGTCGGTCTAACGCCTGTTCAAAGCCCGCTAACATGGACGCAGTTTCCACCCCGTTCACTTTATAATAAGTACTCATTGCTTTAACACCATCAATATTTGGTTCTGCTTCAACTAGTGTATGTCCTAGAGATTCCAAAACACGTATAGTCTCTTCCATCATTCGACGTGCTTCTTCTGTGATTGATTCACCAATCGGTGTATTCATCGAATAAGCGATTCGAAGAGGTTTACCTAGATCCACTAATAGGTCATGTGGGATGCGAGGTAGTATAAAAGGCGCTTCAAATTGTTCTGTCTGCATCCATTTTAGAAGTGTCCAAGTATCACGAACTGATTTGGTTAAGGCAAAATTCACCGACGCACCTTGCCATCCGCGGTAACCACCTGGTCCAACCGGGATTCGTCCTCGGCTTGTCTTGAGTCCGATTAAACCACTAAAGGACGCAGGTATCCGAATCGATCCGCCTCCATCACTAGCCGTTACTATCGGAACAACACCTGCTTTCAAGGCAGTTGCTGCCCCACCACTTGATCCACCTGGGTTACGCTCTAAGTCTATGGGGGAATTTACTCGACCTGTCCATTGAGAATCACTCACATTTTTAAAGCCAAATTCAGGAACATTTGTCCGACCAATCACAATAAATCCTGCAGATTCAATACTCTTTGTAAAGTTATCCGTCTGACTAGATTCAAATTGATCCATCAAACGGGCTCCGTTAGTTGAACGTTGTCCTGATTGGGATTGTCCTAGGTCTTTCAATAAGATGGGCACACCAAAAAATGGTGGTAAATCATTATGCTCTCCTGTGTTTAATTGATTAAAATACTGATCATATTGCTTGGCAATATGACGCGCAAAGTCGTATTGCTTATGAACTACGGCATTCAAGTTTTCATTTAACGATTCGATATTTCTAATTACTCTTTCAACCAAGTCCGTTGCAGTGACGGTTCCATCTTTTATTTGCCAAGCATAATAAGTTGCATCTTCATTAAATAACATACTATCTCTCCTTAATCTAATAAAAAACCACTTCTATCTTTCAATAGAAGCAGTATGTATTTAAAGGTTATAAATTTCTTGTTTATCTTCTTGAGTTAATTCAAAATCGAAAACATCTATGTTTAACTTTTGACGATCAGCATTATGTGATTTAGGAATGACAATAACGTCTCGGTTGATTTGGAAATTCAAGACAACTTGCGCCCACGTCTTATCGTATTTCTGACCGATTGCTTTTAACCGATCACGGTCAACTTCGTTCACTCGTGATAAAGGTCCCCAAGCTTGAGCATAAACATCATGCTCACGACCAAATTCGATAATTTCGTGATTCCAATTACCTGGATGTGATTGAACTTGATTAACTGTTGGTTTAATTGTTCCATTATCTAATATTAATTTTAATTGTTCTTTTGAAAAGTTCGATACACCTATCGATTTTATCGTACCTTCTTCAACGTGCTTCTCTAATACTTTCCAAGTTGCAACCATCTCTTCATCTTTATCCCATGGATGATGAATTAAATACAAATCAATGTAGTCGGTTTGTAGTGCTTTTAACGAGTTTTGAACTGCTGCATCAATTGTTGCTTCATCTTTTATATATTCAGGTTCACCTGGTAATTTTGACGTTAAGAAAAATTCTTCTCGCGGTAAACCAGATTCAGCAACTGCTTTTCCGATAACAGCCTCATTACGGTAAGAAATTGCCGTATCAAAGTGCCGGTAACCTCCAACTATCGCTGATTGTAATTCAGTTGTATCGTTCGTAATTTCTCCAGAATAATCATTACCTTCTTTACCATAAGTGTTTGTTCCAC contains the following coding sequences:
- a CDS encoding aldo/keto reductase; translation: MKMITLNNNKQIPIIGSGTNTYGKEGNDYSGEITNDTTELQSAIVGGYRHFDTAISYRNEAVIGKAVAESGLPREEFFLTSKLPGEPEYIKDEATIDAAVQNSLKALQTDYIDLYLIHHPWDKDEEMVATWKVLEKHVEEGTIKSIGVSNFSKEQLKLILDNGTIKPTVNQVQSHPGNWNHEIIEFGREHDVYAQAWGPLSRVNEVDRDRLKAIGQKYDKTWAQVVLNFQINRDVIVIPKSHNADRQKLNIDVFDFELTQEDKQEIYNL
- a CDS encoding TVP38/TMEM64 family protein, producing the protein MKLTIEQKRRIIRFTTIIGVIITIVGSIYISQADYFKPDGGFSDLLLRLGVWAPIIFILVQISQIIYPIIPLGLTNVIGDLIFGHFWGFLFNTIGMIIGSSINFVIGARFGHAVIRAFISDDDYIKYMGMMNHGHRFKRLLRIGFLAPVFPDDIFCMIAGVSNMRFKQFIGMVIAYRPVSVFIYTYFTSNFIQLIFEYFN
- a CDS encoding NERD domain-containing protein, which codes for MLKKNLELQQQELCHYRNGLSQEETYQFKVNIEGHKGEVDTHQLILKHGNNDWVHLHDVWINAGGTTQLDIVIMTSSGIYIIDAKNYTVEFVHQNQQSYANGRLLNKSIFTQLERSMEKVNTMVDKLKYNGQVQGKIAFINPEGLIRLDQPAAEVGMNRAEFVQWIKQTAREEKNFAQANIKSYALRERIINEFQIENPFPPTAKTIEDIRRMKRGICCDYCHHFNLTITQYKVICNHCSHQEVKERAIVRTLCEYGAIRYNEPLIVSECQILFAGQVSKNYISKILRKHFTMKNRGRYTSYINKNEIFEYAFINKKFPFKNTKN
- a CDS encoding amidase, giving the protein MLFNEDATYYAWQIKDGTVTATDLVERVIRNIESLNENLNAVVHKQYDFARHIAKQYDQYFNQLNTGEHNDLPPFFGVPILLKDLGQSQSGQRSTNGARLMDQFESSQTDNFTKSIESAGFIVIGRTNVPEFGFKNVSDSQWTGRVNSPIDLERNPGGSSGGAATALKAGVVPIVTASDGGGSIRIPASFSGLIGLKTSRGRIPVGPGGYRGWQGASVNFALTKSVRDTWTLLKWMQTEQFEAPFILPRIPHDLLVDLGKPLRIAYSMNTPIGESITEEARRMMEETIRVLESLGHTLVEAEPNIDGVKAMSTYYKVNGVETASMLAGFEQALDRPLTQDDMELMSWAIYQLGLKVTGVEYSEVLSYWDEITAVSEAFFSDYDVLLMPATNGPAPLHTAFTKSDELLDGLRNIEHVDAQLQQKLVWQMFEESLAWTPFTQQMNLTGQPAISLPMHKLENNLPLGAQFSTRKGGEYLLLQLAKQLEDAGYLDTSIVEEI
- the yidD gene encoding membrane protein insertion efficiency factor YidD, whose amino-acid sequence is MKNIIIKPVRFYQKFISPGLPSSCRYYPTCSSYMIEAVEQHGALKGTTMGIARIGRCHPFAEGGIDHVPKNFTLKRQYFRKYGDPPHPED
- a CDS encoding aminopeptidase P family protein encodes the protein MKQHQISNMIITDTYSIRYLIGYYTQPGERLLALIATASGDHYLILNNLFPRADETGNYSVLYYQDGEKIMERIANVLIDGITSIDKFWPSHFLLDLMDIKADLQPVNASYILDDMRAIKSEDEISIMREASKLNDQVMEKLMNALRTGKSEAEYAEQLAGYYKELGHSGFSFDPIVGYGANGADPHHTTDESLPRVGDTIVLDIGGMYKGYASDMTRTVFFGEPHEEAVEVYDVVRRANLAGIAAVKPGVSLSSIDLAARKVITDAGYGEYFTHRLGHFIGQEAHEAGDVSQFNDELTKVGQVFSIEPGVYLPGKFGVRIEDLVVVTEDGCEVLNHVTKEPIIIEVN